Proteins encoded within one genomic window of Humulus lupulus chromosome 1, drHumLupu1.1, whole genome shotgun sequence:
- the LOC133819026 gene encoding uncharacterized protein LOC133819026 produces MSNKAQGNFPSTTEVNPKGQCQAITLRSGTRYEGPNKNQSEEEGWKGNTQGIEQEKSNEEKVTEDLRKEEEVPPMSIDHHVRIPYPQRLRKHNLDKQFAKLLEVFKKLHINIPFAEALEQMPSYVNFMKEILSNKRNMGDYEIVALTEEFLDMEEDENVPIILGRQFLATGQALIDVQKGELKLRVQEEEVVFNVFKAMTYPKVSDSYDEDNEEALSYLNWIKSYEPWKHKKFEELGEGLERPLPSILKPPVLELKALPEHLRYAYLGEKETLPVIVSSFLSEVEEEKLMRVLRAHKTAIGWTLADIRGISPSIVMHRILMEDNARPTSDAQRRLNPTMKEVVRKEILKWLDAGVIYPICDSAWVSPVQVVPKNGGMTVVKNESNELIPTRTVTGWRICIDYWKLNKATRKDHFPLPFIDKMLDRLAGHNYYCFLDGYSGYHQILIAPEDQEKTMFTCPYCTFAFRRMPFGLCNVPATFQRCMMAIFSDMVEKEIEIFMDDFSVYGSSFD; encoded by the exons ATGTCGAATAAagctcaaggaaattttcctagcactacagaagttaatcctaaagGACAGTGTCAAGctattactttgaggagtggaacaAGGTATGAAGGGCCAAACAAGAATCAGTCAGAAGAAGAAGGTTGGAAGGGAAATACACAAGGTATAGAACAAGAaaagtctaatgaagaaaaggttactgaagaccttagaAAGGAAGAGGAGGTACCCCCTATGAGTATTGACCATCATGTTAGAATCCCATATCCACAAAGGTTACGCAAGCATAATTTGGACAAGCAGTTTGCAAAGTTattagaggtgttcaagaagctacatattAATATACCGTTCGCAGAAGCATTAGAACAGATGCCCAGCTATGTAAATtttatgaaggagattctgtctaATAAGAGAAATATGGGTGATTATGAAATAGTAGCATTAACGGAAGAGT ttcttgatatggaagaGGATGAGAATGTTCCTATTATCTTGGGGAGGCAATTTTTAGCAACTGGGCAAGCGTTGATAGATGTGCAGAAGGGAGAGTTAAAGCTAAGAGTACAAGAGGAAGAAGTAGTATTTAATGTGTTCAAGGCTATGACTTATCCTAAAGTAAGTGACAGTT ATGATGAGGACAATGAAGAGGCATTGAgttatttgaattggataaaatcATATGAGCCGTGGAAGCATAAAAAGTTTGAAGAATTGGGCGAAGGATTAGAAAGACCATTACCATCTATTTTGAAACCACCTGTGTTAGAATTGAAAGCGTTACCGGAACATCTACGCTATGCTTATCTTGGAGAAAAAGAGACTCTTCCGGTCATAGTTTCATCATTTCTTTCGGAAGTAGAAGAGGAGAAGTTGATGAGGGTGTTAAGGGCTCATAAAACTGCTATAGGGTGGACTCTTGCTGATATAAGAGGAATCAGTCCATCGATAGTTATGCATAGAATTCTTATGGAAGACAATGCTAGACCTACTAGTGATGCTCAACGAAGACTTAATCCgacaatgaaagaagtggtgagAAAAGAGAttttgaaatggttagatgctgGTGTGATTTACCCTATTTGTGATAGTGCTTGGGTGAGTCCAGTCCAAGTAGTACCTAAAAATGGTGGTATGACCGTGGTGAAGAATGAAAGTAATGAACTGATTCCAACAAGGACTGTGACGGGTTGGAGGATATGTATAGATTACTGGAAGTTGAATAAGGCAACTaggaaagatcattttcctttACCTTTTATTGATAAGATGTTGGATAGGTTGGCGGGGCATAACTACTATTGTTTTCTAGATGGGTACTCAGGCTATCATCAAATTTTAATTGCACCGgaggatcaagagaagacaaTGTTTACATGTCCTTATTGTACTTTTGCTTTTAGAAGGATGCCATTCGGGTTATGTAATGTACCAGCCACAtttcaacggtgtatgatggcGATATTCTCTGACATGGTTGAGAAGGAGATTgagatttttatggatgatttttcggtGTATGGGTCTTCTTTTGACTAG